From a region of the uncultured Desulfatiglans sp. genome:
- a CDS encoding hypothetical protein (Evidence 5 : Unknown function): MKTESYREIISGWILAGFHPGMVFSANLGVNLHVCLCGNLQVASAQTLDFLDIGQTGTRREAVGLSTRSVRRKILISGLETGFYREIISEWILAIEKARFFVKVKRGKGSKFV; this comes from the coding sequence TTCCGGATGGATACTCGCTGGTTTCCATCCAGGAATGGTCTTTTCGGCCAATCTCGGCGTCAATCTGCACGTTTGCTTGTGCGGCAACCTGCAGGTCGCCTCCGCACAAACGCTTGATTTCCTTGATATTGGCCAGACCGGGACCCGCCGCGAAGCGGTGGGACTGAGCACGCGAAGCGTGCGGAGAAAAATCCTCATTTCTGGGTTGGAAACCGGATTCTACCGGGAAATCATTTCCGAATGGATACTAGCTATAGAAAAGGCGCGATTCTTTGTCAAGGTGAAAAGAGGAAAAGGGTCAAAATTTGTTTGA